The Ptychodera flava strain L36383 chromosome 14, AS_Pfla_20210202, whole genome shotgun sequence genome segment AATAATGAGGAAGTGCCATCTAAATGCAATTCCCAGAATGCGTTGGAAGGAAAGGTTGCATTGTACTGTATGGGATTCCACTAACGCCTTCATATTCACACATGATAAGCACTAATACTGATAAGTGTTggactcagaaattttgacaagTCAAAATGTTCATCAAAACTACAGCAAAAGTAATCACAGCACTGTGACttgacaaatttcagtaaatgaaCTTGTGCGCATAAGCTGTTCGTTGCTTTCATAAGCAAACTTAACTGGTTTGTCCTTGTATCGAAATTTAAGTGTTTTTACTCCAATGATTATTTAtcagttgataatttttttcatacacATGAAAATCTAATATTAACCCACATGAAATACAATCAAGGAGAGTTTGTAATTGTGCTGTAAAATGCAAGAGGTTATTCATGTTGAGCGTTCCAGAGTGCTGGGATGGAGTGGGGTGGGGTTTAAAACACAAAGTTTTGGAAAATCATGGCAGCTGAACGCAGATGGAGTTGCTGGTCTGACAGCCTGATGTCATCATGATGAAATCTCAAGCGCCAGCTGAGAATTCAGCATCTcatacaaaaaatgaaacaaaaatcgACAAAAAACAGTGTACTTTAATAACATTCTTTAAAGCAAGTTGAGGCAATTTCAAACTTACAGTTATTACGTGCACATACCTATATATTGGAcactaaaatttcaaaaaaatcgaACACAAATTCTCAGCAATTCAGTTGTATACCCATTCCCATGGCAATAAACGAGGCACATGGCACACTGTCCAgtattttacaattgttttagGATGTCATTGGACAGACTGCAAGTAAGACCGGTACCATCTGGTTCCAGATTGAAAGCTTTCACGACACCATCTTCGACCACCATTGAAAACCTGAAATAGTGATAAATATTCACCTTACTCGATGAGGTCACTGCAAGCACTTCACAAAGCAGTACATTTagacttttaaaaaaaatcgacaAAGAAAGACTCTGAAATAACAGTATATCATATGCTATACCATAATAGTCAACCAAATCACCAAAATATCATTCAATACAATGAGTATCGCACAAATGACAAAGATTTTCCGTATTTCACATACcctgaaaaaaacattgattgaaTCACATTACACTACCTTTCACGAAATGGTAATAAGGTGACATATGACCCAGACAAATTGAAAGTACCCTGGTCTCAGTCATGCAACTGACCAATAACAGCCAACGATTGATGACAGCATAGTAAGCTTTTTTGACAGAATTCCTCACTGGGCAATTGTGGTTGCATAGCAATAACACCTCTGTATGATATGCTAcagctcaattttttttttggttgtcAACACTGCGATGACTTGCAAATTTTTTTCTACGCAAGTTCCTCCTTGAAGATGGTCTTACCGTTTAGAGCGGACACTGCCAAGTATTCCTACTGCATCCAACTCGACATCAAGTGCCTGCACATATAAAGTGGAAGGTGTGAAATCAGTCAAATGACGTGTTTAGACAATGGCCAGGCATACTGTTGTCATTCAAATGTGTTGTAGTACGTTATATGCAAACAACAGACATGACTTCATTTGAATTACAtcacaattttctttcatgCCGCCCTTTTCTTTTAATCCTATTCACATGACAATAATGCCATGTCAACAGACTGATCATCCAGTGCACATTTATCACCGTTGTTTAGATTTTGAATCACAGAGTCACTAGATAATCCATGAAATATTACAAAGACGCACATAAATTTCTACCTCACCTTGGCCAGTTCACCTTTATAATCAGCCAGCATACGGatctgaaaaaacaaacacatgcCAGAGCTTAGTCGTTTCCTGTGTTTTTGCATTTGATTACTCCAGGCTGGGTTTTCCACTAGTGTTTCATGCCTCCCATTTTACAGATCTAAGAGAGACCCCTGCATTGAGAtcgtaattttaatttttgactgAACTTAAACATTTAACCTCACTTTGCAGTTTATGCATAAAGCTTACAATTCTAGATACTCTCAAGTATACAGTTCAAGTTAACTGTATTACATCTGTGAGTTACAATTTCCTAATTTTTCTTATCATGAAGTTGCTACATTTATAAACATTGTTTAAAAATCTTACCAACTGCATTGAATTGATATCCAATATATTTATAGACACAATACAAAACAGAGCTGTTTAATAATGTTACATGTTGTGACAAAATGAAGGTACACGGTAGCAATTTACAATAAGTCTGTCTTTTAAAATGTTAATAGGAAGACCATTCCTTGTCTCTGTTATAAAACTGGACAATTCTTCCCGAgtctgtttaatatttttaacacCAGGATGACTTTTCCCGGAAGCCCTACAACTGACTTGAAGAAAATCTGATGATATCTTACCTTGTCTTTGGCTCCATGAGCTTCTCCCCAAGACGCCATCACGAAGGCATCGTTGACCGACACACATGCAATGATATCAACACCCTTGGCTTTGATTTTGTCAAAGTCTGCAATGTAGCCTGGTAGATGTGTCTGCAAGATTAAGTGGCAATATTTACTACAAACACAGACATATTGATGCTCTTTTCCATCATGAATTTAATCTGGAACCTCAAAGGTGTGTTCTTGTAATATTGGCACAATACTCAGTGTATTTGCAGCAAAAAAGGTAACAGGTAACTGCCTCTGTGGTCTTGTCAAGAAACTTAagaggaataatattttttgtttctgtcTTGTTCAGTGTGTCATTGCAGTGGAGAAAATCAGATAGGACTATATTGGCAATTTAAAACCTGGTCTACGCTATTAAACAACAATATGTAAGCCTCAGCTGACAAACTTTGATATTGGGTGTTCAGGATTGACAAGACTGCTTCtgctaaaatataaataaacataaataaacattgtaCCTTTCAAataaggccaaataaaaaatgtttcagGCAACATAATAGGGTAGGTATGCCAGgggaaatttttaaaaaaaatttcttgtTGTTGGCTTAGCGCCATAAAACATGGTAAACTTTAGAGAatttacttgaaattttttgaaaatgtttataaACATCTATGGTCAGCAGGTTTTTCTAGATTTCTAAGGTTACTggaaatggaaatatttttatgtaGCCAAAGAAGACTTGGGACTGCACCTAGATCTAGATCACACTGTGataaaggaaataaaatgaGGAATTCTGGACCTCCCTCCCAATTCAATAGTTATCAATAAATCTCTTTGCACACCCGATGGGACATGCATGCAAAGTAAGACAATAGTTTACCTTGGAGCATCCAGGAGTAAATGCACCGGGCACAGAAAATATGACTCCTTTTTTGCCAGCAAACAGCTCCGCAATGTTCACTGTATCGTGTGGAGTGCCTTCATGGAGAACCACACTCGGCAGTTTGTCACCAACCTGGAGTTGATCACGTGCAGTTGGAAAGAAATCATGGTTAACAGTATTGAATTGGCTGTTTGTGGAGAGTGAATAATGATACACTGTATCAAAGGTCACAATGCCATGTGACAAATCCCAAACATAGTAGCAATAAATGACAGATTATGGACCatatgtatttacatgtatgtatatatttataacaCTTACTATGTTATCCATTTTACAACAGTTGTATTGTGTTCAAATTTCACCTCAAAATATCCAGGATTTAACAAATTGTTTAAGCCACTGTCAAATGCCTATTTAGGCCTGAAGATTTATTGTTCTGATCTGAATACCCCATCCAACTGGCAGAGACCTCAAGTGATCTTTCTGACCATTCTAAACAAAATACTACTGTCTCAAACCaaatacaaaattcatcatATCTGATGTGTAAAGGTTGATGGCAAATATATAATATAGGTTTAGTGCGTGCCATGACAATGAGAACCTGTGACTTCTTCAATATCACATTGCCAATAAGGCTACCTGTCAATTATGCCTTTTGCCGATCGTCAGAGAACTAGATTGGTGGATTCATttatccacggtccctcctGTGGAGGCACCGTGATTTATCAGACTTTTGATCTGCGGTTTCACTTTCTGTTTAACAAGCTACACTGATTCCAGGATGTCCGGATGTAGTAGTATTGGTTGCCATTTGTCATTATGCTGCACTTTCGGTCAGTACCGCACTTGGTGTAACAAGACTGAATTAAACAGGCCGCGGCCGATGGCTCCTGCAATTCCTATACCCTTTTTTTGCACTGTAGACTACAGTTAATTTTTATAGGACTGTTGTTGATACAAATGAAAACGTCAGCCCAGCAGGCTGCGAACTGGGTGACGTGATTTATGGCCTGTTGGTTGGACGACCAACGCAGCCCCGGTAATATCCCAATGTATTACTGTTCAAGGACAGCATAAAATACTAACTACATGAAAGTGTGTCGCAAAGTTGAATGTTATCAGACTCTGGTCGCATGGTCCCCACACATTAAAAATGTACGATCCGGAAGTACGACACACCAGTTTCCTACACTCACACAGCCACGGCAGTCGTCAACCTTGTCTGGACACGGCTTTCTCACATGGCGCACACACACCCCCACCCCTGCCTCCATGTGACAAGGAAGTGACTTTGCGGGCGAAAAAAATGGAAACGACTGACTGGAATACACTCGCGTTGTGCGAACTTTCCCCTAGAAAATCGCCATGGCATGCTGCGAAATGAACAAAATTGCAATTATTCCGACATAACTTTACCTTGACGGGCATTTTCAGAGCTGAAGCGGTGAAGAACGAACGTGAAAGTGTTCTTAGTGTCGACGCCGTGGCAGACAACATGAATATGGAGTAGAAGTCTCTGAAGCCCTAAAGTTGTTACACAGCGTGTTTCAGCCTTTCCAGGGGCATAGATATAGAGGGCGATGTTTACTTTGACGATCTAGTTCACAGGTTTAGGGACTGGAGAGAAATTATAAGGGGGGGGGTTCAAAATGACGCTGcgcgaaaaatagtgacccttcaaaaatgtttgCAGGAAAACCAGTAACCctccccaattttcatgcacagaaaagtgaccccccccctgcgtgtcacagtccatatcaatatcttaattgacatacacTGCATATAaattctcatttgacctttgaactttcgatgaatacatttttaacctttacaaataatAACTTTTATGCAAGGTTTCAACTAATTCGAtgaaaaatatcacatttcataacAAATAATTATGTCAACTACTTGAAGTACAATCATGCTTATTCAAAATCAAACGGGACAATAGCTCAGTGTAATGGTTACCTTCATTTATAGTTTGGCATGTAATTGTACAGAgagcactattattgtttatcaagaaacttattacagcctaaaagtcaatatttaacaacatttaaatataaatgcacagataaaGAAAGTTTTGTAGGGAAAAATGCTTAATAGTTTACCCCTAGACTAACATGAGAAGCCGCGGTGaatatttttgggtgaaatgCCAATATCATATCTATTGTTGACATCTgcactttcaaataccctattctaatcacatacattcatatcaatagtcaaacatttataaaagcacatatttagctagttttgcattgcaaaaaaattattcacagttttctcatgtacagtcaacattttctgtgaaattccaaaatcacaattttcatgtacacatgagtatgcacttgtaaccaccctattctgATCAactacatttatatcaattagcAAAATGTTAAATTATGCATGGATATTGCTAATTTAATATGgggaaaaaattgttcatagtttttcATAGAACACCATGTAGAATCATCATTTTCcatgaaatccaaaaattgaatttcttgtacacacatgcactttttacctctCAACCATGAGTACATTTATATaattatcagacatatataaatgtacagatatgcCTTGTATTGTAGGGgaaaattgttgatattttgccaataaatttcatgtattatgatttagtATTTTTGAATGAAGCACTCTATCAGCtgcatcttgccttcttatagttgtgCAAACAGTGGTGCCCCTCCCCAAAGGCATACATGAAATTTActgacccttcaaaaatacttgctcgaaaaatggcgaccaacccccctccaaaaaaaaaataaaaaaaaaccaaaaaaaccaaaaaacaaacaaacaaacaccggCTCTTCCCCATAATATTTGCCCAGTCCCTTAGGTCTGAGGGAAAAATTGTTCCTCTGATTTGTTTTCGGCAAAGCTGCCAAAATTTTGTGTTATTCTTTTTTAAGAACTGACAAAATCCTGACTAGTTACATCGTTACCGATAACTTGGGGGTCTAAAATTTTCAAGCTGTCCATAACAATAGAgacctggggggggggggggggtgatttTGTATTGGTAATTTGCACCTGTTTCCATCACCAAATCCCATGGAGTCTTTTCTTGCACTTTACTTtggataaataaaaaaataaaaaacgaaTTACATACAGAGCCAGTGTTGAGGGAATAAATTCTGAGAATTTCCATGTGCTCCCGgaagaaaaactgaaaattttttttcaaaatatgccttACAAAAACGCCTTAAGAATAAAACAATCGCAGTACATGTATACCCTCTTTAAATCATCGAGGTGGGATCTATCACATGAAAGcagttttttttactttaactCTATGTTTTAGCCTCTTTATCACTGTCctgacacattttacacaatgatctcacaacactgtactgtgcaatttaaaaaaaaaaaaatgaggaGCAATTAATTATTCCTCCTGGCCTAATCAAGAGAGTCCTGGGACTTCCATCTTTTTGAATTGAAAGAAAACTTGTGTTGCTTTTGATCAAATAAGAAAAAGAAGGAACAAAATTGAACAAATAAAATCATGACCaatccttatttgcatattttaagaaATGAGTGAGATCCTGATGGAAATGGTTACaataaaaatgacagtttcTAAACAGAATTCGAGGTAACCTATGGATTGATATTGTATTGTTGTGTAAAGACAGGGgagaaatatatataaattatcatTAGAAAGTTGAATACACAGATGGTATGATTTAATAGAATTTTGCAACATTAATGGCTTTGTCATCAGAAGGAATAAAAGATTCTCATGtctttgaaagaaatgaaatgcTATTATCGATATCGTGTTTTGGATGATTGCATTGTGGTCACAGGTGAGAATTTTACACTACTTTTCCCTGTGTTGTTTTGGTAAATGAAGACTGTTGTAGTTGCATGATTAAAGGTGGTGTAATACCCATGGGAAACACAGCCCTAGCACATTCCATTGGCCGGCATGTAGGAATGCTACAAAATGCCATTACAATATGCTCATTTTCTTGAATCCTTCAGAAAAGGCATGGTGAAAGAGTGTTGGAAAATGTACTTACAGGTAAAAACTGGTGTCGCCATGCTTGATTTCAAGGTAAATGGAGACGATGTTTCTTTGTTTAATTAAAAACCTATGCCAGAGCTATTACAGGGCTGACTCAGCAGATCttataaaaaattgacattggtaTCATTCTATACATTCATTACATGgtcattttcccatttttgctcatagatattttatatttatatattaacaTGGCAACTGCACCATAAATGGCGCCCTCTACCAAATAAGGGCTGAATTTCTTTCTGTTCTAAGGCTCCTGTGTGTAAAGGCACACAAGTTGGGAACTCTAAAAGAACCTTTtggcacaatttttttctgttggtgtgaaattttgttcaagaagACCTACCTAAGCAAATGACTTCAATGAAAAAACAGAAAACGTCTTTTTTTTTCTAGTACACAATCAACATACAGCACAGATTACAGGAGATAGTGTTCATTTTTGCTCTAAATATGTCCTTTTGGAATTCATGAGTGGCACTGCATCTCAAGTTGTTCCTCCAGTTGATACTTGAACACCCCTTTTCTATCATAAATGTCATCACCTCACAGGCACATTGCAAATTGTACTTACAGATCAAAGGCAATTACCCACCTCAAAGATTCAAAAGACCACTTCACATACAGGATACAATTGTAAAGTGTAGTCCGGGAATCTTTTTCATGCTATTTTCATGGTTTCAGTTTCAAACAACTGTTATTGTTCTCACCTAAAGATGTGTGACTGCTAATCACCACACCTGTACAAGCACTGGTAAATTGGAGTGAAGAAATAACAAAGGATGCATCACCCTCAAATATATGGCTGCCAATGTACAGCTTTGTATGAAACCTGGACATTATCTGCATCTTCAGTGAAATAAATAGAAGTAATCTGATCAACAGAAGTATCTACATTCACCCTGACATACTGGATGGACTTGATTGGGACGACCGGTGTAGACCGGTGCACCCAGGCCAACTAAGTTTGCCCTTGATTGGTTCGGGGATTGCGCGCACATCTATTTGGGGATCCCTGACTAACCTGATTGATTTTGGTCGGGGGCAGAcgaatacaatatggcggccactTGATTGGAGAATCCTCCGGATGACCCCGACCATGTGACAGTAAAAACCAGTCACACTCCAGTCAGGTCAACCAGGGCGCTCCAATCAAGTCCACCCACTGTACTTGCTGGTGTACAGtgtatgagggcgctgttcaatgACATTCGTAATTGAGCCAATGCGCAGTAACTGAGGTTTTATCAAGACCCTGGAAATAGATGGTTATAGCTGATTAGTAGATTGTATCTATTTACGGCAATGTACATATTCCCTCATTTTTTGCTACATAGGCTGAATACTTTAATGCCTCATTGTTCTCTTGGTGCACGGGAGAAATCGCCTTCGCAGCTCAAAAATTCCATGTCATTCAAACATTCATGTGTTTGCATCATGGCTTGCCACTGCAGACCCTAGAAGACTGTTGGATGTGTCCTTCCACTGAATTCAAATAAAGCACTGTACATATGTCTGCTGTTTGTACATTGTTTTATTGTCTCTGCAGGACCTATCCAGTTGCTAAATAGGCTACATGTCTTACAGTTTGCCATATCAACAGAGTGCTGTAAGCAATAACActcatcagtaatatttggTATATTTGATGAACACGTTTAGTTTTACACAAGAAACCCCAAACAAAAAATGTGTGGGGAGCCCCGTTGGTAATTGCAATTGGCTCTAACTATACCTGACAACACTGGCTACTGTCCGATGAAAATGCTTGGAACAAAATATCAATCCTGATTTTTTGAATTTATAGATCAGATTGGATATGAAAAAGCAGTTCATTGCTGTTATTACAATTATTCTCAATGGTGTCAACGACATCAGAAATTGCTGGCAAAGAACATCTCGGTACATGATATTCACAGCCTGACTTTGGAAATTTTCCTGAcaagaaaacacaaaattttGTTACTGCATGTACTACACAAAGGAATGTCCATATAGAATGGATGATAAATAGGTCAacattgaaatatataaaaGCATGATTAGATAAAGGAGCCTAAACTACATATCGTTTCATTTAAAATCAGTTTCCTTATCACTAGAAACCAGAAACATCATGATCTTTGAAAGGAAGAGAATTCCAATGTTGTCTTGCATGTACACATTGACCATGTGAAAGAACAGCCACTGTGATTCGCTAATCAATCAAAAAGTTGATCAGGACAGCCAATCAGCTGTCCCGTTATATTTATTGATGCAAAGTGTTGACCAATATTCGTCCATGTTCTCTTTTTGCTCTCTTCACCTTACACGTGAGGTATATTGCTGATTAGGTACATCAAGTATGGGCTGACTATAGTGATAACATTTCATGTGCGgagcaaaacaaaattgttcatAGGTTTGCCATCACATCAATGGCTTCATCATTTAGTTCTCATAATTAGGATCTCTGTGTCACTTGTTTCTTCCTTTCTTGTTTGAAGGCTGCAATGAGAACAAATTGTTGATTAAAATTTCTGCAAGACATTACGTACAAGCACTTGAATGAACAGCTCTGGTCTTTGCTTaccttaaagggatacagttgtCAGAACTGTGCTCAAATGGGACCTATACGACCAATggcaacactgtatccaaggtgcgatggtgattgatgaaagttaaaacatgtctgtcataatctacatagtataatttaaatgttgcagctatgatgaggtgcatctagatatcgtgcacgaaatacattgtttgtaaacaggaaactcgcacaggcgcagttctgacaactgtttccctttaaacagtacacagattactcATTTACATTGATGCTTTCTTTGTTACCTGTTGAACTATGGGCTGTTGtttacaatgtatcaattttgtCTTTTGAAGATAACAATTCTCATTCATCCTTAGCTTGGGccatttcaaagtgtcaacttcaTCTTTCCAAGATGTCAACACTTCCAAGTCAGAATCACACTTACCCTGGCTGTTGCTGTCATTTTCAAAGCATCAATTTCATCGTTTTATAAAGCTAACAATTCTCATTCATATTTAGCTTGGGTCATTTTCAAAACGTCACCTTCATCTCTCTGAGGTGTCCACGGCTCAACTTACCTTGGCCGTTGTTGTCATTTTCAGCGCATCAATTTCATCTTTCTGTGCGGTAAGCTGTTCGTTCATGCTGCACAGGTGATCACTCATCACATGGAGCTGTGATTTGTAGTTGCTAGTTGTCGTCTTTAACTCATCCTgttaaaatcatcaacagtgaCAATGGTGAGAAGTGAAAAATGCTAAGCTTGTATCAATTTCCTTGATTATTTGAACTTTATTCCTTTCTGAATAAACAATTTACATTAGCCTCTAAAATCATATGTATCAGAATGAAAAGTTGacatattttgaataaatgaTTGCCAAGTTTATCTAAAATGGTACTCTCGATGTACAAGTATATACAATAGCGCTGATTGCAAATGAGGTCatatttctttcattaatatgcaagaaTAAATTTCGTCTGCATTTTCTACAAGACCGACAAAAAGTAAACCTActagtgttacaatggatactaaaagtcacactaattttTGACTCAGACTACAAGTTGCAATAACAGTCACGCATGccacaacaaaatttgtccaaatttagTGTCCAGTGTCGCgtgtgtgcagctatatttagtaacaaacctgaaatcacgATCAGTGCTTTTTGACTAATCCTACTTTCTTACTTGTTATCACCAAGATGTTTTGTTTGGGTAACAGTACATGCTTTATTCATTAAGATCATGCACATAAAAAATGAGATtaggttttttttctaaatttgtgTCTACGTCAAAAGTCGCACTGTACAAGAGAAAAGTGAATTACTGAACTTTCTATTTGTTTTATCTTTCCACTCAGTGTATGCTACCACCATAATTCTCTTGTCGTCTTTAATTATACACGTTGTCTAGGGTTGTGTTTATTATGGTACAACTTTGGCAGTTCTTGTTCTTAAACATAATAACATCTATGAGGAATGTTTTCTAGACTGGGAAATTTCTACCTGACCTGATCCAAAGGGGTGTTTTTATTTTAGTGAGCATATTATGATGAGCGGTGTTCCAGTTAATCACAATGAAAGTAAAATAATACAGCTTTGAAGGGTCACCTTCAGGTCAGAAGAGGTTGATGCCTTTGAAGTACTGACTATTGTTTTCTGCCACAGCACAGAGAGTTCAAGTGAAGGTAACTCAGTATGATCTAACAGCTGCCTCTACCCTTTCAATGCCATGGTTTGTCTCGATTCtgttgttttctatggaaaaGCTGGTCCTCtatacagggaaatgggggtcAAAGGGTTACTGTTGGTGATTCAACTCAGTAGGCAATGctccctctctctccccctGCCCCCTTTAAAATAGCTTTGGTTGTGGACTTGGAGACAGCTATCATTAAACAATAAACTATCCTGCAGTCacatttatgatattttggAAGAGCTTGCAACTGTGATACGAAATTTCTCATTTGCTGGAATCTGGATGACTTTGTGGTGTTTCGATTTTGGAAACTGGAGTTGACATACCTTACATCATAAATTTCATGGGTATAAGATTTGTTTTTTTAAGTAGGGACATCATTTCTGAAGGTCAAAAAGCATGTGATTCTCATGAAATAGTTTGTAAGTCAGGTAGGACCACAAACTACCAGAATCTCAGAAATATGTATGCACATGTAAAGTGTTTGAAAGAGCAAAATGTAGAAAACATTGTGCAACCATGTTCTGTTAACCAGCTTTGACTTCAAGAACGGTTATATTGAGACGATGGAGGGTTTTCAAGATATGGGAAAGGGATTCAAATAGCTGGGAAAGGAATTGGTGAATGCAATTTACCTGTAATTGTGCAATTTGTTGACCTGATGTCACTAACTCTGCTTGCACTTTCTCCTTACCCTTGTCAGCAAATGTCAGCCGCTTCTGTAATGCACGAcactgaaagaaaacaaaaaaatttgagtaATGAAGTGGATGCTCTGATTATTCAGCATGTATGCACAGCAAGGACAGTGATACGGAAAAAGTAACATGGGATATtacgaatatacatatttatcgcTGTGAAAGTCAACCGATTTCAGTTTCACCCATGTTTGCCATGTAATGGTCTAATCCATC includes the following:
- the LOC139149524 gene encoding peroxiredoxin-5, mitochondrial-like gives rise to the protein MLSATASTLRTLSRSFFTASALKMPVKVGDKLPSVVLHEGTPHDTVNIAELFAGKKGVIFSVPGAFTPGCSKTHLPGYIADFDKIKAKGVDIIACVSVNDAFVMASWGEAHGAKDKIRMLADYKGELAKALDVELDAVGILGSVRSKRFSMVVEDGVVKAFNLEPDGTGLTCSLSNDILKQL